One window from the genome of Penaeus monodon isolate SGIC_2016 chromosome 2, NSTDA_Pmon_1, whole genome shotgun sequence encodes:
- the LOC119582016 gene encoding uncharacterized protein LOC119582016 → MTAGHLLYAMFLLLLLHLQATLAQMGLRRAASSGAYVGSSNTSQSLFARFPWQDQTANHSSRIESSLAAIFRGVAYGVSSSLSPLPPSQPSTTTTTHAATTITTEVITTSRTPRAPPFYQVLQDVPARDEHYGYHYQDTTPVTTWALVPRLELEVQQDAVMDPRGISTLGSLPVQTPYVEAPLDNDLGRTHGIGVPRAGINIQEEWVHSLGTAWIVHVYCAAGLSSLLALMSLFCIFRVLSGTYLLPRGYYITVQLLMFLAGFLRSIVLFHDPYAVQRLLPATIAALAEEAGWPCLTAALAVVVVAVVRAWRGSRRKPHLPVILAVIISSHIFISVTIHLCAAVLPKHTGVLRGVFHIITVAWGCAVGLASLVASWRAIRVVKRQLATPLRLRHSQLDSSRTPGHSRIVFFRGAHLVLVTSLLQLLLAALHVYALTNPREMLEIPPAHPWHWLAFQSGCRVTEVAMWLLLGIISSLPVRATAGKPYTHGSDRLMSAFSCRCCSSMCSRNKLDGVYPAIGQSNQSVRNFTLVCGKTVYEEALTTEPQAGNHKHVVIAHGTAHNQHIAGSSATLQSVPSDFHLLWCHTKHGPLKSNIPIDSSRPSSMLFNDAGFVRFRLQVDPQQAMEDVLRKSSNHLEELSEKQNNSSSCDQRSNLPSAIASATITTTTTRVEQEPRHALVRPERVHDTGQLEQLLQSHFNSELYNEMAGEGGEGASVTDYSSTDPLSPLPTGDVDWSKYASTCSSISAANSFDVRMYNDLEMASYYYTPPLSSGSSCIYASLHHSHVNPRPCHVHPYGDETDRNGYETQAAEEQLTSLLAPQTPSASSQSEVHVDYLTDVSHDKYTHGSDDSDLCSLGSRSEWQQTCYHELHWEDQHPTRDWHVSPKEGTPDSAVVVDYAGYADAAGDDAELTLMQDSPRPPGLLSKIVKSNFSLGSNGGYIALGTEDAFNFPHYQFFHRYQDNIRERGVRPCGHLPRSFSIPNRTTSQTFIPSQSARMAPVHTENRSTMAQMHLKDIQGDLNSKDTKGKFSSSGTTGTRHGNGSGWHHTD, encoded by the coding sequence ATGACTGCTGGGCATTTATTGTATGCAATGTTCCTGTTGCTGCTCCTGCACCTTCAAGCCACCTTGGCTCAGATGGGGTTGCGCAGGGCAGCTTCGTCGGGGGCATATGTCGGCAGCAGCAACACTAGCCAAAGTCTCTTCGCCAGATTCCCTTGGCAGGACCAGACAGCTAACCACTCCAGCAGAATTGAAAGCTCCTTGGCAGCTATCTTCCGTGGTGTTGCTTATGGAGTGTCAAGTTCACTTTCCCCTCTGCCACCTTCCCAGCCTTCCACTACGACCACGACACATGCAGCTACTACGATTACCACTGAAGTTATTACAACTTCCCGGACCCCAAGAGCTCCTCCTTTCTACCAAGTGCTACAGGATGTACCAGCGCGTGATGAACATTATGGATACCATTACCAGGACACAACTCCAGTGACCACTTGGGCATTGGTTCCTAGGTTAGAACTAGAAGTGCAGCAGGATGCTGTAATGGATCCTAGAGGAATTAGTACCTTAGGAAGCTTACCTGTCCAGACACCCTATGTAGAAGCACCTCTTGATAATGACTTGGGGCGCACTCACGGTATTGGTGTGCCACGTGCGGGTATAAACATCCAAGAGGAATGGGTACATTCCTTAGGCACAGCATGGATAGTGCATGTATATTGTGCAGCAGGCCTCTCCAGTCTGTTAGCTCTAATGTCACTTTTCTGCATTTTTCGAGTACTCTCAGGCACTTATCTACTGCCCCGGGGATATTACATCACTGTGCAGCTGCTGATGTTTCTTGCTGGATTTTTGCGCAGCATTGTACTCTTTCATGACCCCTATGCAGTTCAGCGCCTTTTACCTGCTACCATAGCCGCACTAGCTGAAGAGGCAGGATGGCCCTGCCTGACAGCAGCACTGGCAGTAGTAGTTGTGGCTGTCGTGCGGGCATGGCGAGGCTCAAGACGAAAACCTCATTTACCGGTCATCCTCGCTGTTATAATTTCTTCTCACAtatttatttctgttactattcATTTATGTGCTGCTGTCTTGCCAAAGCATACAGGAGTACTTAGAGGAGTATTCCACATTATTACAGTAGCCTGGGGGTGTGCAGTGGGTTTGGCTAGTCTAGTGGCTTCATGGCGAGCAATACGGGTGGTGAAGCGCCAGTTAGCAACTCCACTTCGCCTAAGACATTCCCAGCTAGACAGCTCCCGAACACCTGGCCACTCTCGCATTGTGTTCTTCCGTGGTGCACACCTGGTACTTGTAACCTCTCTATTACAGCTACTTCTGGCAGCATTACATGTGTATGCACTTACAAACCCACGTGAGATGTTGGAAATACCACCTGCCCATCCATGGCATTGGCTGGCCTTCCAGAGTGGCTGTCGTGTCACTGAAGTTGCAATGTGGTTGCTTTTAGGCATCATTTCTAGCCTCCCTGTTAGAGCGACTGCAGGAAAGCCATACACACATGGAAGTGATAGATTAATGTCTGCTTTCTCATGTAGATGTTGTAGCAGTATGTGTTCAAGAAACAAGTTGGATGGTGTATATCCTGCCATAGGCCAGTCCAACCAATCTGTCAGAAACTTTACACTTGTATGTGGGAAAACTGTATATGAAGAAGCTCTCACAACAGAACCGCAGGCTGGTAACCATAAACATGTTGTTATAGCACATGGAACAGCACACAATCAGCACATTGCTGGAAGCTCAGCCACACTTCAGTCTGTGCCGTCAGATTTTCATCTCTTGTGGTGTCACACAAAGCACGGTCCCCTTAAAAGCAATATACCAATTGATTCCTCCCGTCCTTCCTCAATGCTCTTCAATGATGCCGGTTTTGTTAGGTTTCGCTTGCAAGTGGATCCCCAACAAGCTATGGAGGACGTCCTTAGGAAATCGAGCAACCACCTGGAAGAACTGAGCGAGAAGCAGAATAATTCATCTTCCTGTGATCAAAGAAGTAACTTACCTTCAGCTATTGCCTCTGCTACAATCACCACGACCACCACACGTGTAGAGCAAGAACCTCGCCATGCTCTTGTAAGACCTGAGAGAGTGCATGATACTGGGCAGCTGGAGCAACTGCTGCAGAGCCACTTCAACTCAGAACTGTATAATGAGAtggcaggagaaggaggggaaggtgctAGTGTCACAGATTACAGCTCAACTGATCCACTTTCACCTCTGCCTACAGGAGATGTTGACTGGTCCAAGTATGCAAGTACATGCTCTTCTATTAGTGCTGCCAATAGTTTTGATGTCCGAATGTATAACGATTTGGAAATGGCATCATACTACTATACACCACCATTATCCTCTGGCTCTTCCTGCATTTATGCATCCCTTCACCATTCTCATGTAAATCCACGCCCCTGCCACGTTCATCCATATGGAGATGAAACTGATAGGAATGGCTATGAAACACAGGCTGCAGAAGAGCAACTAACATCTCTCCTGGCGCCCCAAACACCCTCAGCCTCTTCCCAATCAGAAGTGCATGTGGATTACCTCACTGACGTTTCACATGACAAGTACACTCATGGTTCTGATGACTCTGATTTATGCTCTCTAGGAAGTCGCAGTGAATGGCAACAAACATGTTACCATGAACTTCACTGGGAGGACCAACATCCAACAAGGGATTGGCATGTGAGTCCAAAGGAAGGAACGCCAGACTCAGCTGTTGTAGTTGATTATGCTGGTTATGCAGATGCTGCAGGGGATGATGCAGAACTAACTCTCATGCAAGATTCCCCTCGCCCTCCTGGTTTGCTCTCGAAGATAGTTAAAAGTAACTTTTCACTTGGAAGTAATGGAGGTTATATTGCACTTGGAACTGAGGATGCCTTCAACTTTCCGCATTACCAATTCTTTCACAGGTACCAAGACAATATCAGAGAAAGAGGGGTTCGCCCATGTGGTCACCTACCCAGGAGTTTTAGCATACCTAATAGGACAACTTCACAGACCTTTATTCCTTCCCAGAGTGCTAGGATGGCCCCAGTACACACCGAGAATAGGTCTACAATGGCGCAGATGCATTTAAAAGACATACAgggtgatttgaacagcaaagaCACCAAGGGAAAATTTTCAAGCTCAGGAACAACTGGTACAAGACATGGCAACGGTAGTGGATGGCACCACACAGACTGA